AAGAATTTCAAGAAGAGACTTCAAACCGGCAAACGGTCATCGAGTTTGTAGTCAACACTTCGAAGGGGGTAAGAAGACTTACATGAATAACATTCCAATGGTATTTCCACTCTCAAAAACACACCAAAAGATGAATACGGGACCCCAAAGAACGCTCATCCGTGTCAAGACATCAGCGAAGACGGCCAATACCATCCCCTCTGACAGATCCAGCGAGGCAGTAATTGAAGGTGGGAAGGAGTTAACTGACCTTGATGCTCCCCTTGCTGCTGAACCCATACATTTGGAGGAGAAACTTGAGAAGttacaaaatgaaatgaaagtgctatctattaaaaattaaaaggtTTGCAGAATCAAATACAAAGCCTGACATTTGGATTCAATCGATTTATTGGTTCGGATGATGATATGAATTATTATACAGGAATGAGTTCTCACcactttctctctctttttgcatttcttaaCGCTGGAGACATTTGTTCACGCTTAAGGTATTGGGGCTCAAACAACTCAAGCATACAATTTCCTGAACGGGAGAAAAAAGGCCAGAAACGCTCATTAGAACCAAAAGATGAACTGTTTTTAACTCTGGCTCGCCTTAGGGTGAATATTCCAGAAAAAGTTCTGGCTGATAATTACAAGATTAGTGTGGCAGAGGTATGCAGAATATTTGTCACCTGGTTGGACTTGATTTACTCCAGATTAGTACAGCTACCGATATGGGCTTCTAAGAACACCATCCAAACAACAATGCCAGAATGTTTCCGTGAAAAATACCCATTAACTAGAGTAATCATTGACTGTACGGAgatttttattggaaaaccaTCATGTTTCAGAGCTCAGTCAGGAACATATTCTTCATACAAAAGTCATAATACTGCAAAAGCTCTAATTGGCATCGCTCCACATGGAACTGTTACCTTTGTTTCTGAACTGTATGGGGGACACTGCAGCGACAAGGCAATTGTGGAAGACTGTGGTATACTACAACTTTTGGAGGAAGGTGACTCAGTTATGGCAGATAGAGGTTTTGAGATCCAGGACTTGCTTGCAAAAAAGAAAGTGTACTTGAATATCCTACCATTTATGAGGTGCAAAGATCAATTGAGCCCAGAGGAAGAGGATGAAACCCGTGATGTAGCTTCAGTAAGAATCCATGTGGAAAGGGCAATTGAACGTGTAAAAAATTATAACATTTTGACACAGATCATTCCTAACTCTATGGCAGAGGACTTAAACAAAATTTGGAAAGTATGTGCTTTATTAACAAACTTGAAAGGATGTCTTGTTACGTAACTTCAAATTATGTATGCCTCACTGTGGACCTTTTTTGTGCAGTAATAGTacatttaaaccaatcacttgCAAGAAAAGTAACCTATCAGTCAtaagttttgtttgttgttgcagGGAAAAAGGGGTGTTTTTTGGTAATTATACCGAGTGCCTCTTCCCCCATACTAACATGCTTCACTCCTGATTGAATTTGTGCTTATTTGTAAGTAAAGATATTAGGGTACAAGGGAATACCCCTTTTCACACGTGTTGTCAAAAGTTCTGGGATCATAGCAAACAAATAAAAGTCAACAAGTTTGCCTTTTAAGGCAACCCAAAAGGTTGGATCAAAGTATATCTGCTCAACATGGATGTCTTCTGCTGCTGAGGTATAGGTATAAACTACAAAGTCACACCATTACATTCTTCTTATAGCCATCCCACCTTGCACTTGTGAATAGTAGGGATGTTTCCTCTTCAGTCTGAGGCCAGAATCAGTTAATTCTAAACAACAATTCTTGGATTTAGTGGCAAGGGTAACTAATAATCTGGTGTTGTTTTCAGGATCACCCTTCTCTGGAAATAACTTGTACTTCATCTCTAGGTTTCCAACTGGACTGCCTGTGTTGCTGGGGTCATGTACTTCACCATCAACACTTGCTGCCAAAAAGGCATTGTCCTGGTCAATAACAACACCCTTCTCTTCAACGCACAGCCCCAAGTGGCCATGGTTGAGCTGATATTCAACATATTTGTCCTTAATCACTGGTTCAAGTCTGAGTCCTTCAGCACACTGAAATGGTGTGGTTGTCCTTTTTTTGTATTGAAATAGATCTCTGACAAGGCGATC
The nucleotide sequence above comes from Acropora muricata isolate sample 2 chromosome 12, ASM3666990v1, whole genome shotgun sequence. Encoded proteins:
- the LOC136893607 gene encoding uncharacterized protein, which produces MSSHHFLSLFAFLNAGDICSRLRYWGSNNSSIQFPEREKKGQKRSLEPKDELFLTLARLRVNIPEKVLADNYKISVAEVCRIFVTWLDLIYSRLVQLPIWASKNTIQTTMPECFREKYPLTRVIIDCTEIFIGKPSCFRAQSGTYSSYKSHNTAKALIGIAPHGTVTFVSELYGGHCSDKAIVEDCGILQLLEEGDSVMADRGFEIQDLLAKKKVYLNILPFMRCKDQLSPEEEDETRDVASVRIHVERAIERVKNYNILTQIIPNSMAEDLNKIWKVCALLTNLKGCLVT
- the LOC136893606 gene encoding THAP domain-containing protein 11-like, with the translated sequence MASGAKTGGFTCCVPGCFNNDKRNRGVSFYKFPKDKKLKKIWLQRISRRDFKPANGHRVCSQHFEGGKKTYMNNIPMVFPLSKTHQKMNTGPQRTLIRVKTSAKTANTIPSDRSSEAVIEGGKELTDLDAPLAAEPIHLEEKLEKLQNEMKVLSIKN